A portion of the Pomacea canaliculata isolate SZHN2017 linkage group LG13, ASM307304v1, whole genome shotgun sequence genome contains these proteins:
- the LOC112553954 gene encoding protein AF-9-like isoform X2: MSKMVEDVVTVQIELGHKADFKPRPSPEGFTHDWMVFVRGPDGTNIQHYVEKVVFHLHDTFKNPKRVVTEPPYAVSESGYAGFLLPIEIFFRNKQQPRKIRFEYDLYLNGEGAGPVNNKRHEKLKFSNPSEDFRQKLLKAGAVSSIAAAANQPFMDLFGPPIKTSLVDSPKKHKNKDKDKSYSRGKHSPATSNSSSTSEKDSKSDSHIHVSGKDISNSISAPQKDRDVTASSQRDKEGFSSSSKDRENTSSHKDSSSSSLSQRSSSSAREKERDSTSSSSHKDKDTLSHKDYKGGGTGLSHKEKNGFKKSSSSSGHRETSSSSAPLSSSTSHGQKSSSSFYKSSHRDIYGSSVKASPGKDVQGTTDMGSSLKEGSSNHKKKSKDKAGRDKESGESTSKRALEPVAMGDNPSTKKRKLDSKNSSSKSKSKSEHDKSSSKDSSAKSSSKNESSKPPKKKEGKSENSKMPEELDSRSSSATSSKRKSIEKRVADDIDKKGESSKKTCTPALMQRRPSNSSVSSEVSTVSSLQFTDEEEERPGLDISNLMADLGSPSDKEQNSKPKPKLASPAPSSPVPVHSGSLLSKSKTSKMSSSSISLKKKSPPSPVNFSNNASSLSSSRSLKPSASTSSTKKKSPNSSSSKNSRPPSSSTDKTKEKKISSDKQQEKLSKESKAEKCEPKTDSPQALPPVSRKESQSSVLEKVNRVDKKKNETTAPQKALKVERKSSEEEGELSSSLNLSDSSDEEMEMVVNDDRRGNSASVSSETVPPQADPSNVGAPDRRVSVDSMHHMSHENGGLFYKDDLADNGYTLWSLVLLQKEIESVSEPSVLQEIAELVFDSGKSATYDDTFEFDLCAMEKDVVDKIRDIVSQHHRNP; this comes from the exons GACGTGGTGACTGTTCAAATTGAGCTTGGCCACAAAGCTGATTTTAAGCCAAGGCCATCCCCTGAGGGCTTCACTCATGACTGGATGGTGTTTGTGCGTGGTCCAGATGGCACGAACATTCAACATTATGTAGAGAAGGTGGTCTTTCATCTCCATGACACCTTCAAAAATCCAAAGAGAG TTGTGACAGAGCCACCATATGCAGTATCAGAAAGTGGGTATGCTGGATTCCTACTGCCTATTGAAATTTTCTTCAGAAACAAGCAACAGCCTCGTAAAATTCGCTTTGAATATGATCTCTATCTTAATGGAGAAGGAGCAGGACCAGTTAACAACAAACGTCATGAAAAGCTGAAGTTTTCTAATCCCTCGGAAGACTTTCGACAGAAGCTGTTAAAAGCTGGAGCT GTGAGCAGtattgcagcagcagcaaaccaGCCATTTATGGATTTGTTTGGCCCTCCTATCAAGACAAGTTTGGTGGACAGTCCAAAGAAACATAAGAATAAG gATAAAGATAAAAGCTACAGCAGAGGTAAACATTCACCAGCTACATCAAATTCTTCGTCCACCTCAGAAAAAGATTCAAAGAGCGACAGCCACATTCATGTTTCAGGGAAAGACATTTCCAATTCTATTTCGGCACCACAGAAGGACAGAGATGTTACAGCTTCTTCACAAAGAGACAAGGAAGgattctcatcatcatcaaaagatagagaaaacaCTTCTTCACACAAAGACAGTAGCAGTAGCAGCTTGTCACAAAGAAGCTCATCAtcagcaagagaaaaagaaagggattCCACATCATCCTCTAGTCATAAGGACAAAGATACTTTGTCTCATAAAGATTATAAAGGTGGTGGCACTGGACTTTCtcataaggaaaaaaatggtttcaaaaAGAGTAGCTCTAGTTCAGGCCATAGAGAGACCAGTTCTTCATCAGCTCCGTTGTCATCATCTACATCCCATGGACAGAAAAGCAGTAgttcattttataaaagtagCCACAGAGACATTTATGGTTCTAGCGTGAAGGCCAGTCCTGGAAAAGATGTGCAGGGAACCACAGACATGGGTTCTTCCTTGAAAGAAGGGTCATCTAACCACAAAAAGAAATCCAAAGACAAAGCAGGCCGAGACAAGGAGAGTGGTGAGTCAACAAGCAAGCGAGCATTAGAGCCAGTAGCAATGGGAGACAACCcttccacaaaaaaaagaaagttggaCAGTAAAAACAGTTCTTCCAAAAGCAAATCGAAATCAGAACATGACAAGTCCTCCTCAAAGGACAGCAGTGCGAAGTCCAGTTCCAAGAATGAGTCGTCTAAGCCCCCAAAGAAGAAGGAGGGCAAATCTGAAAATTCTAAAATGCCAGAAGAATTAGATTCAAGATCTTCATCTGCAACTAGCAGTAAAAGGAAGAGCATAGAGAAGCGAGTGGCGGACGACATAGACAAAAAGGGGGAAAGCAGCAAGAAGACTTGCACCCCAGCGTTGATGCAGCGAAGGCCCAGCAACAGCTCTGTGAGTTCAGAAGTCTCCACAGTGTCCAGCCTCCAGTTCacagatgaggaggaagagcGCCCCGGCCTAGACATTTCAAACCTCATGGCCGATCTAGGTAGTCCTAGTGACAAAGAGCAAAACAGCAAGCCAAAACCTAAACTGGCATCTCCAGCTCCATCTTCACCAGTTCCTGTGCATTCGGGATCCTTATTATCAAAAtccaaaacatcaaaaatgtcttcttcaaGCATAtcgttgaaaaaaaagtcaccaCCTTCTCCAGTGAATTTTTCAAACAATGCAtcttcattgtcttcatcaAGATCATTAAAGCCTTCTGCCTCAACTTCatccacaaagaaaaaatcaCCAAACTCCTCGTCATCAAAAAACAGCCGACCACCCTCCTCTTCCACAGAtaaaaccaaagaaaagaaaatttccagtgacaaacagcaagaaaagcTTTCAAAAGAGAGCAAAGCTGAAAAATGTGAACCCAAGACAGACAGCCCTCAAGCTCTCCCTCCAGTCTCCCGGAAAGAATCACAAAGTTCTGTTCTAGAAAAAGTCAATAGggttgacaagaaaaaaaatgaaactactGCACCTCAGAAAGCTTTGAAGGTTGAGAGGAAAAGCTCGGAAGAGGAGGGGGAACTTTCTTCCTCATTAAATCTTTCAGATAGTAGTGACGAAGAAATGGAAATGGTAGTTAATGATGACAGAAGAGGGAACAGTGCATCAGTATCTAGTGAAACAGTTCCACCCCAGGCAGACCCCTCAAATGTGGGTGCACCAGATCGGAGGGTCAGTGTAGACAGTATGCATCACATGTCCCATGAGAATGGTGGATTGTTTTACAAGGATGATCTTGCAGACAATGGATACACTTTGTGGAGTCTTGTGTTGTTGCAAAAAGAGATTGAAAGTGTCTCGGAACCATCTGTGCTTCAAGAAATTGCCGAATTGGTCTTTGATTCTGGGAAATCCGCAACTTATGATGATACCTTTGAATTCGACCTATGTGCCATGGAAAAGGACGTGGTAGATAAAATCAGAGACATTGTCTCTCAGCATCATAGAAacccttga
- the LOC112553954 gene encoding protein AF-9-like isoform X1 — translation MSCFAGSTYEDVVTVQIELGHKADFKPRPSPEGFTHDWMVFVRGPDGTNIQHYVEKVVFHLHDTFKNPKRVVTEPPYAVSESGYAGFLLPIEIFFRNKQQPRKIRFEYDLYLNGEGAGPVNNKRHEKLKFSNPSEDFRQKLLKAGAVSSIAAAANQPFMDLFGPPIKTSLVDSPKKHKNKDKDKSYSRGKHSPATSNSSSTSEKDSKSDSHIHVSGKDISNSISAPQKDRDVTASSQRDKEGFSSSSKDRENTSSHKDSSSSSLSQRSSSSAREKERDSTSSSSHKDKDTLSHKDYKGGGTGLSHKEKNGFKKSSSSSGHRETSSSSAPLSSSTSHGQKSSSSFYKSSHRDIYGSSVKASPGKDVQGTTDMGSSLKEGSSNHKKKSKDKAGRDKESGESTSKRALEPVAMGDNPSTKKRKLDSKNSSSKSKSKSEHDKSSSKDSSAKSSSKNESSKPPKKKEGKSENSKMPEELDSRSSSATSSKRKSIEKRVADDIDKKGESSKKTCTPALMQRRPSNSSVSSEVSTVSSLQFTDEEEERPGLDISNLMADLGSPSDKEQNSKPKPKLASPAPSSPVPVHSGSLLSKSKTSKMSSSSISLKKKSPPSPVNFSNNASSLSSSRSLKPSASTSSTKKKSPNSSSSKNSRPPSSSTDKTKEKKISSDKQQEKLSKESKAEKCEPKTDSPQALPPVSRKESQSSVLEKVNRVDKKKNETTAPQKALKVERKSSEEEGELSSSLNLSDSSDEEMEMVVNDDRRGNSASVSSETVPPQADPSNVGAPDRRVSVDSMHHMSHENGGLFYKDDLADNGYTLWSLVLLQKEIESVSEPSVLQEIAELVFDSGKSATYDDTFEFDLCAMEKDVVDKIRDIVSQHHRNP, via the exons ATGTCATGCTTCGCAGGCTCAACATATGAA GACGTGGTGACTGTTCAAATTGAGCTTGGCCACAAAGCTGATTTTAAGCCAAGGCCATCCCCTGAGGGCTTCACTCATGACTGGATGGTGTTTGTGCGTGGTCCAGATGGCACGAACATTCAACATTATGTAGAGAAGGTGGTCTTTCATCTCCATGACACCTTCAAAAATCCAAAGAGAG TTGTGACAGAGCCACCATATGCAGTATCAGAAAGTGGGTATGCTGGATTCCTACTGCCTATTGAAATTTTCTTCAGAAACAAGCAACAGCCTCGTAAAATTCGCTTTGAATATGATCTCTATCTTAATGGAGAAGGAGCAGGACCAGTTAACAACAAACGTCATGAAAAGCTGAAGTTTTCTAATCCCTCGGAAGACTTTCGACAGAAGCTGTTAAAAGCTGGAGCT GTGAGCAGtattgcagcagcagcaaaccaGCCATTTATGGATTTGTTTGGCCCTCCTATCAAGACAAGTTTGGTGGACAGTCCAAAGAAACATAAGAATAAG gATAAAGATAAAAGCTACAGCAGAGGTAAACATTCACCAGCTACATCAAATTCTTCGTCCACCTCAGAAAAAGATTCAAAGAGCGACAGCCACATTCATGTTTCAGGGAAAGACATTTCCAATTCTATTTCGGCACCACAGAAGGACAGAGATGTTACAGCTTCTTCACAAAGAGACAAGGAAGgattctcatcatcatcaaaagatagagaaaacaCTTCTTCACACAAAGACAGTAGCAGTAGCAGCTTGTCACAAAGAAGCTCATCAtcagcaagagaaaaagaaagggattCCACATCATCCTCTAGTCATAAGGACAAAGATACTTTGTCTCATAAAGATTATAAAGGTGGTGGCACTGGACTTTCtcataaggaaaaaaatggtttcaaaaAGAGTAGCTCTAGTTCAGGCCATAGAGAGACCAGTTCTTCATCAGCTCCGTTGTCATCATCTACATCCCATGGACAGAAAAGCAGTAgttcattttataaaagtagCCACAGAGACATTTATGGTTCTAGCGTGAAGGCCAGTCCTGGAAAAGATGTGCAGGGAACCACAGACATGGGTTCTTCCTTGAAAGAAGGGTCATCTAACCACAAAAAGAAATCCAAAGACAAAGCAGGCCGAGACAAGGAGAGTGGTGAGTCAACAAGCAAGCGAGCATTAGAGCCAGTAGCAATGGGAGACAACCcttccacaaaaaaaagaaagttggaCAGTAAAAACAGTTCTTCCAAAAGCAAATCGAAATCAGAACATGACAAGTCCTCCTCAAAGGACAGCAGTGCGAAGTCCAGTTCCAAGAATGAGTCGTCTAAGCCCCCAAAGAAGAAGGAGGGCAAATCTGAAAATTCTAAAATGCCAGAAGAATTAGATTCAAGATCTTCATCTGCAACTAGCAGTAAAAGGAAGAGCATAGAGAAGCGAGTGGCGGACGACATAGACAAAAAGGGGGAAAGCAGCAAGAAGACTTGCACCCCAGCGTTGATGCAGCGAAGGCCCAGCAACAGCTCTGTGAGTTCAGAAGTCTCCACAGTGTCCAGCCTCCAGTTCacagatgaggaggaagagcGCCCCGGCCTAGACATTTCAAACCTCATGGCCGATCTAGGTAGTCCTAGTGACAAAGAGCAAAACAGCAAGCCAAAACCTAAACTGGCATCTCCAGCTCCATCTTCACCAGTTCCTGTGCATTCGGGATCCTTATTATCAAAAtccaaaacatcaaaaatgtcttcttcaaGCATAtcgttgaaaaaaaagtcaccaCCTTCTCCAGTGAATTTTTCAAACAATGCAtcttcattgtcttcatcaAGATCATTAAAGCCTTCTGCCTCAACTTCatccacaaagaaaaaatcaCCAAACTCCTCGTCATCAAAAAACAGCCGACCACCCTCCTCTTCCACAGAtaaaaccaaagaaaagaaaatttccagtgacaaacagcaagaaaagcTTTCAAAAGAGAGCAAAGCTGAAAAATGTGAACCCAAGACAGACAGCCCTCAAGCTCTCCCTCCAGTCTCCCGGAAAGAATCACAAAGTTCTGTTCTAGAAAAAGTCAATAGggttgacaagaaaaaaaatgaaactactGCACCTCAGAAAGCTTTGAAGGTTGAGAGGAAAAGCTCGGAAGAGGAGGGGGAACTTTCTTCCTCATTAAATCTTTCAGATAGTAGTGACGAAGAAATGGAAATGGTAGTTAATGATGACAGAAGAGGGAACAGTGCATCAGTATCTAGTGAAACAGTTCCACCCCAGGCAGACCCCTCAAATGTGGGTGCACCAGATCGGAGGGTCAGTGTAGACAGTATGCATCACATGTCCCATGAGAATGGTGGATTGTTTTACAAGGATGATCTTGCAGACAATGGATACACTTTGTGGAGTCTTGTGTTGTTGCAAAAAGAGATTGAAAGTGTCTCGGAACCATCTGTGCTTCAAGAAATTGCCGAATTGGTCTTTGATTCTGGGAAATCCGCAACTTATGATGATACCTTTGAATTCGACCTATGTGCCATGGAAAAGGACGTGGTAGATAAAATCAGAGACATTGTCTCTCAGCATCATAGAAacccttga